From the genome of Ziziphus jujuba cultivar Dongzao chromosome 6, ASM3175591v1, one region includes:
- the LOC125418817 gene encoding uncharacterized protein LOC125418817, which produces MPEMALYVDEEEIWKCPKHPSRRRRCGICHVCLRERLATLCPECANVRPCGCCSTATTTSSSSSSSSSFSLFSRFSSSSAAGDGAGVGSVGRVSNLIESEPSFRRSRSVAAIPFLRSRSRFVGGDRDSEQSDGSEPHTAGGGGRSRRTMAFWSVFKSQKSKRGSPPPDEEAKKVEVKDDDIDDDVLMRKTMMMRSRSVAVPMSTRENGVGDSRPPGKGRSWYFPSPIKVFRQSKISKLVRVRSPLYRG; this is translated from the coding sequence TCTACGTCGACGAAGAAGAGATTTGGAAATGTCCAAAACACCCCTCGAGGCGTCGGAGGTGCGGAATCTGCCACGTATGCCTCCGAGAGCGCCTAGCTACTCTCTGTCCCGAATGCGCTAACGTGCGCCCCTGTGGCTGTTGCAGCACCGCGACAACGACGTCGTCatcttcctcctcttcttcctctttctctttgttttctcgattctcctcctcctccgccgccggcgacggtgcCGGCGTCGGATCGGTCGGCCGCGTCTCCAATCTCATCGAGAGCGAGCCTTCGTTCCGCCGCTCGAGGTCGGTGGCGGCCATTCCTTTTCtcaggtcgaggtcgaggttcgTCGGCGGCGACAGGGATTCCGAACAAAGCGACGGTAGCGAACCACATACTGCCGGTGGTGGTGGCCGTAGCAGAAGAACGATGGCGTTTTGGTCGGTGTTTAAGTCTCAGAAGAGCAAGAGAGGTTCGCCTCCTCCAGATGAGGAAGCCAAAAAGGTGGAAGTGAAAGACGACGATATCGACGACGACGTTTTGATGAGGAAAACGATGATGATGAGGTCGAGGTCGGTGGCCGTTCCGATGTCGACGAGGGAGAACGGTGTGGGAGATTCAAGACCGCCCGGGAAAGGTAGGAGTTGGTATTTTCCGAGTCCGATTAAGGTTTTCCGGCAATCGAAAATATCAAAGCTTGTTCGTGTACGCTCACCTTTGTACAGAGGTTAA